In Candidatus Binataceae bacterium, one DNA window encodes the following:
- the rsmA gene encoding 16S rRNA (adenine(1518)-N(6)/adenine(1519)-N(6))-dimethyltransferase RsmA: MGPPRQTIFETGEEAPARALHAAGLRPNRRRGQNFLVQGAIADRIVALADPQAGQWVLEIGPGLGILSQRLLRYPIAKLWLVELDLELAARLEGQLVGNFELLREDFLQLDLSRLGATPKLKVVGNLPFNAATAMLRRLGRHRSRIEAMVLMFQREVAQRLRASPATPAYGALTLLAALDWEIGEHFRVHAGSFYPRPKVDAEVLCFRPRPCSVTPLFEQRLRALIRAGFASRRKNLRHALLDGLCLSDQQARAALNRASISPAERAEHLAMADFVRLTTALMEMAPAPACDA, encoded by the coding sequence ATGGGACCACCGCGCCAAACCATTTTTGAAACCGGCGAAGAAGCCCCCGCACGCGCCTTGCACGCCGCCGGTCTGCGTCCCAATCGCCGGCGCGGTCAGAATTTTTTGGTCCAAGGCGCGATCGCCGATCGCATTGTGGCGCTGGCCGACCCCCAAGCGGGCCAGTGGGTCCTGGAAATCGGCCCGGGATTGGGCATCCTCAGCCAACGGCTGCTGCGCTATCCGATCGCAAAATTATGGCTGGTGGAGTTGGACCTGGAGCTGGCGGCGCGACTTGAGGGTCAGTTGGTAGGTAATTTCGAGTTGCTGCGTGAAGATTTTTTGCAGCTCGATTTAAGCCGCCTGGGCGCCACGCCTAAGCTCAAGGTGGTGGGCAATCTGCCCTTCAACGCGGCAACCGCGATGTTGCGCCGCCTGGGCCGCCATCGCAGCCGGATCGAAGCGATGGTCTTGATGTTCCAACGCGAGGTGGCCCAGCGCCTGCGCGCCTCCCCGGCTACGCCTGCCTACGGCGCACTGACGCTGCTGGCAGCACTAGATTGGGAAATCGGAGAGCATTTTCGGGTTCACGCCGGCAGTTTCTATCCCCGCCCCAAGGTTGATGCCGAGGTCCTGTGCTTTCGCCCTCGCCCCTGCTCCGTGACACCTCTGTTCGAGCAGCGGCTGCGCGCCCTTATCAGGGCAGGCTTCGCCAGCCGGCGCAAAAACTTACGGCATGCTTTGCTCGATGGCTTGTGCTTGTCCGACCAGCAGGCGCGCGCGGCGCTCAACCGTGCCTCTATCAGTCCGGCAGAACGGGCCGAGCATTTGGCGATGGCGGACTTCGTTCGGCTGACCACCGCTCTGATGGAGATGGCGCCTGCGCCCGCATGCGATGCCTGA